Proteins encoded in a region of the Microtus ochrogaster isolate Prairie Vole_2 chromosome 19, MicOch1.0, whole genome shotgun sequence genome:
- the Pou5f2 gene encoding POU domain, class 5, transcription factor 2, producing the protein MAARKSLNVYPLPGNSGDGLEGPVPMRVNTPTWLSSQAATSRLMVRPRVICPGREVWGVPLGPSPYEFRGERALYGAGEARAWSQNSSEDACPGPYIALRYMPNLALPEDVSPIQKEMEQLAKELRQKRMTLGYSQADVGFAVGAMFGKVLSQTTICRFEAQQLSLANMWKLRPLLKMWLKEVDEKNLLGMCRMEVILQQARKRRRASRERHIGSNLEKLFLQCPEPTPQQINCIAGRLRLQKDLVQVWFSNRSQMGSWPTSDPSQRENVGATGPPFPGPRVCFPLAPELHFDFPHYGGSCLTPLCSSAPFPVRGALLSARATTLSLPRLSS; encoded by the coding sequence ATGGCCGCCCGCAAGTCTTTAAACGTTTACCCTCTTCCAGGCAATAGTGGTGACGGCCTGGAAGGGCCAGTTCCCATGCGAGTTAACACCCCAACCTGGTTGAGCAGCCAAGCAGCCACAAGCAGGTTAATGGTGCGGCCACGAGTCATATGTCCAGGCCGTGAGGTGTGGGGAGTGCCTCTGGGTCCCTCACCTTATGAATTCAGAGGTGAGAGAGCACTCTATGGAGCTGGTGAAGCAAGGGCCTGGTCCCAGAATTCCTCGGAGGATGCCTGCCCAGGACCCTACATCGCCCTGAGGTACATGCCAAATTTGGCACTGCCAGAGGACGTTTCACCTATACAGAAGGAGATGGAACAATTGGCCAAGGAGCTGAGACAGAAGAGGATGACCCTGGGGTACTCACAGGCCGATGTGGGCTTTGCTGTAGGAGCTATGTTTGGGAAGGTTCTCAGTCAGACGACCATATGCCGCTTCGAGGCCCAGCAGCTCAGCCTTGCCAACATGTGGAAGCTGCGACCCCTGCTGAAAATGTGGCTAAAGGAAGTAGACGAGAAGAACCTTCTGGGCATGTGCAGAATGGAGGTGATCCTGCAGCAGGCCCGGAAGCGGAGACGTGCTAGCAGAGAGAGGCACATTGGGAGCAATCTGGAGAAACTGTTCTTGCAGTGTCCAGAGCCCACACCTCAACAAATCAACTGTATTGCTGGGCGCCTCCGGCTCCAGAAGGATCTGGTCCAAGTTTGGTTTTCTAACCGGAGCCAGATGGGCAGTTGGCCAACCAGTGATCCCTCCCAGAGGGAGAATGTGGGGGCAACTGGGCCTCCCTTCCCAGGGCCACGAGTGTGCTTTCCCTTGGCACCGGAGCTCCACTTTGATTTCCCCCACTATGGGGGGTCATGTCTTACACCCCTGTGCTCTTCTG